In the genome of Streptobacillus canis, the window AGAATAAGAAGATATATGCATCTTTTTCTTTATAGAAAAAACCTACTAAGGCAGGAAGTAATAATAATAAACCTTCTATCATAACTATTTTAGATATGATATTTAACATAAATCTTTTATTCATATTTAACCACCTAAAATGTCATTTAAATTGCTTATTCTCTTTTTAACCGCTATTATTATTACCGAATCATTTTGTTCTAATGATAAGTTACCATCTGCAACTATAAATTGTCCTTTTCTTACTACTCCAGCTACTATTATCCCACTTGCAAGTTTTAAATCTTTTAAAGTAATTCCAGTATGTGTAAATGTTTCATTTACTTTAAATTCTAATGCTTCAACCTTATTTGAAGCTAATCTATGTACTGCATCTGCTGATATTTGTACACCATTTTCTATAGATCTAACATAAGTTAATATATTTCCTGTAATTACATCACGAGGAGTAAATACATTATTTAAACCTAATTCTTTAATTAATTCAGAATAAGTTCCTTGATTTACTTTAGTTATTATCTTTTTGATTTTTTTAGTTTTAGCATAAAGTGATAATATTATATTTATTTCATCATTACCTGTTAATGAAACGAAGGCATCTGTATTAATTATCCCTTCTTCTTCAAGTAATGTTTGGTTAGTTCCATCTCCATAAATTATTGTAGCTTGCGGAAGTAATTCTGCCATTTCTTCACAAACTTGTAGATTAGAATCAATAATCTTAATATCTAGTCCCATTTTAATTAATTCTTGGCATAGATAATATGAGATTTTACCTCCTCCAACTATAACTACACTGCTTGTAATATCTTCACATTTATTATCTACTATATTTACTATCTTAGGTATTTCTTTATTACCTGCTATTATATGTAACATATCTCCTTTTGCAAGTTTAAAATTACCACTAGGTACAAATACCTCATTTTCTCTTTCTACCGCACAAACTAACATTTTAATAGCATAATTTGTATAAATTTCTGATAATTTTAAGTCAATAAGCTTGTTTCCTTCTTCAAGTTTAAATGATAATATATCAACTAATCCTTTTGAAACTGATTCTATTTTAAAATCACCTATAAATTTAAATTGATTAGCTATTTCTTTAGCTGTTCTAAGTTCAGGGTTAATTGCATAGTCTATATTCAAGTTTCTTCTAATGAAGCTTCCTTGTTTAGCATATTCTTTACCTCTAATTCTAGCTACTACACTTTTAGCACCTAATCTTTTTGATAACATACAGCATACTATATTAAATTCGTCACTAGATGTTACAGCTATTACTAGATCTGCTGTTTGTATACCTGCTTCTAATAATACTTTTTCATCTATCCCATCTCCATTTAAACATAGTACATCTGAGTTATTATTTAATTCTTCAAGTCTAGCCATTTTCTTATCAATTACTGTAATATCATGGCCTTCTGATTGTAGTTGTCTTACTAGTGAATTACCTACTTTACCATTACCTACAACTATAACTTTCATTAATTCTCCTTCTAAGTTAAAACTGCACCTAAGTGCAGTTTCTCTATTTTTCTATACTTTTAATTAAATCTCCTAAAATTCCATTTATGAAATTTTTAGTTGTTTCATCACCATATGTTTTAGCTAATTCAACAGCTTCATTGATAACTATTTCATGTCCTATTTCTTCAACTAATATTTCAAAAAAAGCCATTTTAAGTATTACTTTTTCTGGATTTGCAAGTCTTGAAAAAGTCCATCCTTTAATTCTTTCTTTTATTTTTTCAACTACTTCTTTTTCATTTAAAATGAAGTTATCTAAATAGTTTTCTAAAAATTCTCTTTTTGCTTTACTTATTTTTAAAGTTTCTAACACTTCATTTTTTCTCACAGATATATCTGATCCAACAACTTCGTGTTCGAATAATATTTTAAAAATTTCATCTCTTACTTCTCTTTGAGTCATTACTATCTCCGTTCTTAAAATTCAGGTGTTGTTTCAACTATTTCTTCATCACTTAATTTATTTAAAGTAACATCTTCTACTGTAACTGTATCAAAGATTTTTTCTTGATTTATCTTAGTAATTTTTAGACTTACATCTTTAACTACTACTCCAGTCATAAGTACTACATATTCTTTTAATTCATTTTGAATAGCTGATAATCTATCGTTTAAGTTTTCAATGTTATATGTTTCAACACTAGCGTTGATTAATATTTTTGAAAAATATGAATGTGAAGTAACTTTAGCTGTTCTTATTAATTGTTTTTGTTCTAAGAATACTTTAGAAATTTCATTAATAGTGTTTAAGTCTACTTCTACTTTTCCGTTTTTACCTTGAGATTTAATTATTTTTGGTTTTTTAAATAGTTTTTCAATTAATGATAATAGTAATATTACTAAATATCCTATTGCAACAAATCCCGCAAATTTTAAATATCCTAAATATGGAACTAATTCATCAAAATATGTTGTATAAAAGAATGTATCTGAAATTGTCATATATCCTAATAATGGTAACATTAAGAAGAATACAATTTTAATTAAGCTTGCTAAAAATCTAAACATTTTCTTCCTCCTTCATTACTTCTTTCACTATATTAGTTACTTTAACGTTTACTTCATTTACTCTTATGCCAGTTAATTTTTCTACATTTACTTTTACAACTTCTTGGAAGTTTTTAACAACTTCTACTATATTTTTACCAAAAGCTATAACTATTCCAAGATCTATAACACATTCAGTTTCTCCTAATTCTACATCAATGAATTTAACATTCCCTAATTTAGTTAGGTTTTTAAGAATATTTATACCTTCTACTTTGCTTGTTTTATCTGAAATACCTATTACTCCATCCACTTCTGTAACACTTTCTAATACTATATCAGTAATTACACTTGGAGATATTTCTATTCTACCAAAATTATTCATATTATTCCTCCTATTTTTACTTATACCTTATTATATCAATTGCATATCTTTTATTCAAGTTTTTATTTGTAATCTAACATTGTTCTTACCTAAAAACTCTACCATTTTTTCTACAAATTCTCTATCTAAGGTAATATGTCTTACATTTTTTTGTTTATTTTCTCCAAAATATATATTAAGAGTGTCTTCACCTTTGCTTTCTAATATATATTTTTTAATTTCATCTTTAAACTCAAAATTTTCATCTATCTTAATACTAATATTATATCTTGAAAAGTCATTTATTGCAAAGGCATCCACAATATTATGTCTGTTATTATCTAAACTTGTTGATTTAAAACAAACTATATTACCTTTTTCTATTATTTTAGCAACTTTGGTATATTCTTTAGGGAAGATTAAATATTCTTTACTTCCATCCATACTAAATATATTTACTATACTCATTAATTCATTTTTCTTAGTAACCCTATTATTTTCTGTTTCTATATATCCTATAGTGTAGTCACTACTTGTAAATATATTGTACACTAATTCATTTTTTAGTATTTGAGTATTCTTCATACTAAGTTTAATATATTCTTTTTCAAGTTTTATTATCTCATCTATACTATATTCTCCAGTTTCTACCCATTCATATTCCTTTACTTCCATAC includes:
- the trkA gene encoding Trk system potassium transporter TrkA, giving the protein MKVIVVGNGKVGNSLVRQLQSEGHDITVIDKKMARLEELNNNSDVLCLNGDGIDEKVLLEAGIQTADLVIAVTSSDEFNIVCCMLSKRLGAKSVVARIRGKEYAKQGSFIRRNLNIDYAINPELRTAKEIANQFKFIGDFKIESVSKGLVDILSFKLEEGNKLIDLKLSEIYTNYAIKMLVCAVERENEVFVPSGNFKLAKGDMLHIIAGNKEIPKIVNIVDNKCEDITSSVVIVGGGKISYYLCQELIKMGLDIKIIDSNLQVCEEMAELLPQATIIYGDGTNQTLLEEEGIINTDAFVSLTGNDEINIILSLYAKTKKIKKIITKVNQGTYSELIKELGLNNVFTPRDVITGNILTYVRSIENGVQISADAVHRLASNKVEALEFKVNETFTHTGITLKDLKLASGIIVAGVVRKGQFIVADGNLSLEQNDSVIIIAVKKRISNLNDILGG
- the nusB gene encoding transcription antitermination factor NusB, with the protein product MTQREVRDEIFKILFEHEVVGSDISVRKNEVLETLKISKAKREFLENYLDNFILNEKEVVEKIKERIKGWTFSRLANPEKVILKMAFFEILVEEIGHEIVINEAVELAKTYGDETTKNFINGILGDLIKSIEK
- a CDS encoding Asp23/Gls24 family envelope stress response protein; protein product: MFRFLASLIKIVFFLMLPLLGYMTISDTFFYTTYFDELVPYLGYLKFAGFVAIGYLVILLLSLIEKLFKKPKIIKSQGKNGKVEVDLNTINEISKVFLEQKQLIRTAKVTSHSYFSKILINASVETYNIENLNDRLSAIQNELKEYVVLMTGVVVKDVSLKITKINQEKIFDTVTVEDVTLNKLSDEEIVETTPEF
- a CDS encoding Asp23/Gls24 family envelope stress response protein; this translates as MNNFGRIEISPSVITDIVLESVTEVDGVIGISDKTSKVEGINILKNLTKLGNVKFIDVELGETECVIDLGIVIAFGKNIVEVVKNFQEVVKVNVEKLTGIRVNEVNVKVTNIVKEVMKEEENV